A single genomic interval of Christensenellaceae bacterium 44-20 harbors:
- the ruvX gene encoding Holliday junction resolvase RuvX has translation MGLDVGEKRIGIALSDPLRITAQGLESYQVQGEQEDIAYIKALCEKHGVEQIVCGLPKNMNGTIGPQAEKISAFAEKLKEATGREIIMEDERLTTVFAQRTLIEADVSRAKRRKVVDKLAAVAILQGYLDRTKIY, from the coding sequence TAGATGTTGGAGAGAAGCGCATTGGCATTGCGCTTTCGGATCCGCTGCGCATTACGGCGCAGGGCCTGGAATCCTATCAGGTTCAGGGCGAGCAGGAGGATATTGCCTATATTAAGGCGCTTTGCGAAAAGCATGGCGTGGAGCAGATTGTCTGCGGGCTCCCGAAAAATATGAACGGGACGATTGGCCCCCAGGCGGAGAAGATTTCCGCGTTTGCGGAAAAGCTGAAAGAAGCGACGGGGCGGGAGATCATCATGGAAGATGAGCGCCTGACGACGGTCTTTGCACAGCGCACGCTCATCGAAGCGGATGTCAGCAGGGCAAAGCGGAGAAAAGTGGTCGATAAGCTGGCTGCGGTAGCAATATTGCAGGGCTATTTAGATAGGACGAAAATTTACTGA
- a CDS encoding DUF1292 domain-containing protein, producing the protein MSEHCNGHCEHCAGHDGEMDIESNIIALTDDEGNEVEFECLMTFDCGEHFYASLLPVVPLEDFEEGEVLIMRLDEDGEESVFSPVESEEELEAAWNEFIRLYEEEEEE; encoded by the coding sequence ATGAGTGAACATTGCAACGGCCATTGCGAGCACTGCGCTGGCCATGATGGCGAAATGGATATCGAGAGCAACATCATTGCGCTGACAGACGACGAGGGCAACGAAGTCGAATTTGAGTGCCTGATGACGTTTGATTGTGGCGAGCATTTCTATGCGTCGCTTCTGCCCGTCGTTCCCCTGGAGGATTTTGAGGAAGGCGAAGTGCTCATCATGCGCTTGGATGAGGATGGCGAGGAGAGCGTTTTCAGCCCCGTCGAATCTGAGGAGGAGCTGGAAGCAGCTTGGAACGAATTTATTCGCCTCTATGAAGAAGAGGAAGAGGAGTAG
- a CDS encoding hydrolase, producing MEENRWEQENRGIPCFEGNLRSHMISAPQCLRKASGIRIFGRKIKSLAFTTDVAIIRNINTDAIIAVYPFTPQPAITKAIMTAADMPVFVGVGGGVTKGARVIDLARDAEFVGAFGVVLNAPTENETIRQLKQILDIPVVITVVSEHTDIAGRIAAGADIINVSGAAKTAQIVKKIRETYPDIPIIATGGPTEESIEATIAAGANAITYTPPSNGELFAISMRKYREAEQEAEQK from the coding sequence ATGGAAGAGAACAGATGGGAACAGGAAAACAGAGGGATTCCCTGCTTTGAGGGAAATTTGCGCAGCCATATGATCAGCGCGCCCCAGTGCCTGCGGAAAGCATCCGGGATTCGCATTTTCGGCAGAAAAATCAAATCCCTGGCCTTTACGACGGATGTTGCCATCATCCGCAATATCAATACCGATGCGATTATCGCAGTTTACCCCTTTACCCCCCAGCCGGCCATCACCAAAGCCATCATGACGGCGGCCGATATGCCGGTTTTCGTCGGGGTGGGCGGCGGAGTGACCAAGGGCGCGCGGGTGATCGATTTGGCGCGGGATGCGGAGTTTGTGGGTGCATTTGGGGTTGTGCTCAATGCGCCGACGGAAAATGAGACCATCCGGCAGCTCAAGCAGATTTTGGACATCCCCGTGGTGATTACGGTGGTATCCGAGCATACGGATATTGCGGGGAGAATCGCGGCGGGAGCGGATATTATCAACGTTTCCGGGGCGGCCAAAACGGCGCAGATCGTCAAAAAAATACGGGAAACATACCCGGATATTCCGATCATTGCGACGGGCGGGCCCACGGAAGAGAGCATTGAAGCGACGATTGCGGCAGGAGCCAACGCCATCACCTATACGCCGCCCAGCAACGGCGAACTTTTCGCGATCAGCATGCGCAAATACCGCGAGGCGGAACAAGAGGCAGAGCAGAAATAA
- a CDS encoding nucleotidyltransferase domain-containing protein yields the protein MTEQTKQWCGAFQRAILELFPGRVAFLGIQGSHRRGEETKQSDIDMVVILDELGAEDLRAYRQMVEKMPEREKMCGFVSGRSELAHWPRADLFQFYYDTQPILGDLCELFPKPGREEAQEALKIGAANLYHAACHCYLFEGGKAQTLAMLYKGIFFLLQADAFCKEQVYYDSKQALGQVLSGEEAWLFGRCMSREAIANAQGQELEELFMRLIAWCAKKMAER from the coding sequence ATGACAGAGCAGACAAAGCAGTGGTGCGGGGCGTTTCAGAGGGCGATTTTAGAGCTGTTCCCGGGGCGCGTTGCCTTTTTGGGGATTCAGGGCAGCCATCGCCGGGGCGAGGAGACAAAGCAAAGCGATATTGATATGGTCGTAATTTTGGATGAGCTGGGTGCGGAGGACTTGCGGGCCTATCGGCAGATGGTAGAAAAGATGCCGGAGCGGGAAAAAATGTGCGGCTTTGTCTCGGGGAGAAGCGAACTGGCGCATTGGCCCAGAGCGGATCTGTTTCAGTTCTATTATGATACCCAGCCCATTTTAGGGGATTTATGCGAGCTGTTTCCAAAGCCTGGGCGGGAGGAAGCGCAGGAGGCGCTGAAAATCGGCGCGGCAAATCTCTATCATGCTGCCTGCCATTGCTATCTTTTTGAAGGGGGAAAGGCGCAGACCCTGGCGATGCTCTATAAGGGCATTTTCTTTTTGCTGCAAGCCGATGCATTTTGCAAGGAGCAGGTTTATTACGACAGCAAACAGGCGCTGGGGCAGGTGCTTTCCGGGGAAGAGGCATGGTTATTTGGGCGGTGCATGAGCAGAGAGGCCATTGCAAATGCCCAGGGGCAGGAGTTGGAGGAGCTGTTTATGCGGCTTATCGCCTGGTGTGCGAAGAAGATGGCAGAGCGATAG
- a CDS encoding WYL domain-containing protein, with the protein MAKGPRQKMKLLYLMKILLERTDEEHLMTIPQMVEALAEYGIGAERKSLYDDLETLRTFGLDIECRRSRNFGYYVASRAFELPELKLLVDAVQASRFITHKKSEQLIKKIESLTSAGQARQLERQVYILNRVKTMNESIYYNVDEIHRAISEERQISFLYSEYKLDKKLHPRRDGERYTVSPYLLLWNDGYYYLVAYYERYGGLSHFRVDKMAKISLEPERRIEMGQKLEPAEYANRMFGMFGGDVQGIVMEFDESLVGVVVDRFGRDVPISSAKDGKFTAHLKVAVSPAFFSWVFQFGGKAKIISPPSVAEKLQQAAKETLQLYEKRA; encoded by the coding sequence ATGGCTAAGGGCCCAAGGCAAAAGATGAAGCTGCTCTATCTGATGAAGATTTTATTGGAGCGCACGGACGAAGAACATTTGATGACGATTCCGCAGATGGTTGAGGCGCTGGCGGAATATGGAATTGGCGCAGAGCGCAAGAGCCTGTATGACGACTTGGAGACACTGCGGACGTTTGGGCTGGATATTGAATGCCGGCGCAGCAGAAATTTTGGCTATTATGTGGCCAGCAGGGCGTTTGAACTGCCCGAGCTCAAGCTGCTGGTAGACGCTGTGCAGGCATCCAGGTTTATCACGCATAAGAAAAGCGAGCAGCTCATCAAAAAAATAGAGAGCCTGACCAGCGCCGGGCAGGCGCGCCAGCTGGAGCGCCAGGTTTATATTTTGAACCGGGTGAAAACCATGAACGAGAGCATTTATTATAATGTCGACGAGATTCACCGGGCGATTTCCGAGGAGCGGCAGATCTCCTTTCTCTATTCCGAATACAAGCTGGATAAAAAGCTGCACCCGCGCAGAGACGGCGAGCGGTATACCGTCAGCCCGTATCTGCTGCTCTGGAATGACGGCTACTACTATCTGGTGGCCTATTATGAGAGGTATGGCGGGCTCTCGCATTTCCGCGTGGATAAAATGGCAAAAATCAGCCTGGAGCCTGAGCGGCGCATCGAGATGGGGCAAAAGCTGGAGCCGGCAGAATATGCCAACAGGATGTTCGGCATGTTTGGCGGAGATGTGCAGGGCATTGTGATGGAATTTGACGAGAGCCTTGTGGGCGTCGTGGTGGATCGCTTTGGCAGAGATGTGCCCATTTCCAGCGCAAAAGACGGCAAGTTTACCGCGCATCTCAAAGTCGCGGTCAGCCCGGCCTTTTTCTCCTGGGTGTTTCAGTTTGGAGGCAAGGCGAAAATCATCTCGCCGCCCAGCGTCGCCGAGAAATTGCAGCAGGCCGCAAAAGAAACTTTGCAGCTTTATGAAAAAAGAGCATAA
- a CDS encoding sugar phosphate isomerase/epimerase, whose protein sequence is MKLGYLSAILPEYRFDQVVDYAAQLGLKAVELACWPMGKATRRYAGVTHIDADCYDKGAIQEKLAETGIEISGLGYYPNPLDPDKEQSELAVAHIKKLLKVAEDLGVPVLNTFIGRDPRATLSESFDAFQKIWPDIIKEAEDRGITVCIENCPMYFTTDEEPCGKNLACTPAIWQEMFSRIDSKNFALNYDPSHMIIMQMDYTLPIYQFAEKIRHIHIKDVQFYPEKYNQVGFFAPPLAYHTPKLPGLGDIDWGKFVSALNDIGYKGAAILEIEDRAYEETLQDRLDSIRLSKNFMNQYIL, encoded by the coding sequence ATGAAACTTGGATATTTGAGCGCAATTTTGCCGGAGTATCGCTTTGATCAGGTGGTGGACTATGCGGCGCAGCTGGGGCTTAAGGCCGTGGAGCTGGCATGCTGGCCCATGGGAAAGGCGACGCGGCGGTATGCTGGCGTTACGCATATCGATGCGGATTGCTATGACAAGGGGGCGATTCAGGAAAAGCTGGCCGAGACGGGCATCGAGATCTCCGGCCTGGGATACTATCCCAACCCGCTGGATCCGGATAAGGAGCAGAGCGAGCTTGCGGTTGCGCATATCAAAAAGCTTCTGAAAGTTGCGGAAGATCTGGGCGTTCCGGTTCTCAACACGTTTATCGGCAGAGACCCCCGGGCGACTTTGAGCGAGAGCTTCGATGCGTTCCAGAAAATTTGGCCGGATATCATCAAAGAGGCGGAGGATCGCGGCATCACCGTCTGCATTGAGAACTGCCCCATGTATTTTACGACGGATGAAGAGCCCTGCGGCAAAAACCTCGCCTGCACACCCGCGATTTGGCAGGAGATGTTCTCGCGGATTGACAGCAAGAACTTTGCGCTCAACTATGATCCTTCGCACATGATCATCATGCAGATGGACTATACGCTGCCCATCTATCAGTTTGCGGAAAAAATCCGGCATATTCACATCAAGGATGTGCAGTTCTATCCGGAGAAATACAACCAGGTGGGCTTCTTCGCGCCGCCGCTGGCATATCACACGCCCAAGCTCCCGGGGCTTGGGGATATCGACTGGGGCAAATTCGTCTCGGCGCTCAACGATATCGGGTATAAGGGCGCGGCTATCTTGGAGATCGAGGACCGGGCATACGAGGAGACTTTGCAGGATCGGCTGGATTCCATCCGCCTTTCCAAGAACTTTATGAACCAGTATATTTTGTAA
- a CDS encoding Gfo/Idh/MocA family oxidoreductase — MKKIKVGVIGGGFIGPVHVESLRRLGYIEVVAIATTNAAGAEALAQKLCIPKGYGDYMELIADEQVEAVHICAPNYLHYSMAKAAILAHKHVVCDKPLAMTSAEGEELLALAEREGVVAAVSFNLRYYPLLHQVKAMIDAGELGEIYAVNGSYQQDWLQLPTDYSWRLEPEQAGEARAIGDIGSHWLDGAEFMTGLRIEKVCADFATFLPVRKKPKKAIQTFSGKMLTNDDYEDMEITTEDYASVLLRFGGGARGTLTVNQAAAGRKNRLYYEIYGSKAGICFDGEMPNQLWIGKRTGNNEIMIKDPSLAMPLAQEIMSYPGGHAEGFGDAFKQCFKQVYDYILGGQQGEKRFPTFEDGVREMKISEAIVKSAKAMAWGEVK, encoded by the coding sequence ATGAAGAAGATAAAAGTCGGCGTGATCGGCGGGGGATTCATCGGGCCGGTGCATGTGGAAAGCCTGAGAAGGCTGGGCTATATTGAAGTTGTGGCAATCGCGACGACCAACGCGGCCGGGGCGGAGGCGCTGGCGCAGAAGCTCTGCATCCCCAAGGGGTACGGCGATTATATGGAGCTGATCGCGGATGAGCAGGTGGAGGCGGTGCACATCTGCGCGCCGAATTACCTACATTATTCCATGGCCAAAGCGGCGATTTTGGCGCATAAGCATGTGGTATGCGATAAGCCGCTGGCTATGACTTCCGCAGAAGGAGAGGAGCTGCTGGCCCTGGCAGAGAGGGAAGGCGTGGTTGCGGCGGTGAGCTTCAACCTGCGCTACTACCCGCTGCTCCATCAGGTGAAGGCCATGATAGACGCGGGAGAGCTGGGCGAGATTTATGCGGTGAACGGCTCATACCAGCAGGATTGGCTGCAGCTCCCCACGGATTACAGCTGGCGCCTGGAGCCGGAGCAGGCCGGAGAAGCGCGGGCGATTGGCGATATTGGCTCGCACTGGCTGGACGGCGCCGAGTTCATGACTGGCCTGCGGATTGAAAAGGTCTGCGCGGACTTCGCGACCTTCCTGCCCGTGCGCAAAAAGCCCAAAAAGGCGATCCAGACATTCTCGGGGAAAATGCTCACAAACGACGACTACGAGGATATGGAGATTACGACAGAGGATTATGCCTCTGTTCTGCTGCGGTTTGGCGGCGGCGCCCGGGGAACGCTCACGGTCAACCAGGCGGCGGCTGGGCGCAAAAACCGGCTGTATTATGAGATTTACGGCAGCAAGGCGGGCATTTGCTTTGACGGCGAAATGCCCAACCAGCTCTGGATTGGCAAGCGCACGGGAAATAACGAGATCATGATCAAGGATCCTTCCCTGGCAATGCCTCTGGCGCAGGAGATCATGAGCTACCCGGGCGGCCATGCCGAAGGGTTTGGCGATGCCTTCAAGCAATGCTTCAAACAGGTTTACGACTATATTCTGGGCGGGCAGCAGGGGGAAAAGCGCTTCCCGACATTCGAAGACGGCGTGCGCGAGATGAAAATTTCCGAGGCAATCGTCAAATCGGCCAAAGCGATGGCCTGGGGCGAGGTCAAATAG
- a CDS encoding MBL fold metallo-hydrolase: MEQEYCVKTMGERIWAIEEGIVRMFLIEGEARALLLDTGFGKGALRELVSGLTQKPLILALSHSDRDHIGGCGQFEGEIYLHPAEYERFLQNMPQNRLRLKPLWEGDTIELGGRKLAVLHTPGHTPGSIMLLEQETGVLFSGDSVQEGPIYMFGSGRNLEALCASMERLEKRKEAFQTVLPCHGKMPLDASYLGEIQRGAQAILKGEIEGQEPQDSGMPCREYAYGRVKFYAP, from the coding sequence ATGGAGCAGGAATACTGCGTGAAGACAATGGGAGAGAGAATTTGGGCGATTGAGGAAGGTATCGTCCGTATGTTTCTGATCGAGGGGGAAGCGCGTGCGCTTTTGCTGGACACGGGGTTTGGCAAGGGAGCCCTGAGAGAGCTGGTTTCCGGCCTGACGCAAAAACCGCTGATTCTGGCGCTTTCTCATTCGGATCGAGACCACATTGGCGGATGCGGGCAGTTTGAGGGGGAGATCTATCTGCATCCAGCGGAATATGAGCGCTTTTTGCAGAACATGCCGCAGAATCGGCTGCGCCTCAAGCCTTTATGGGAGGGCGATACCATCGAACTAGGCGGCAGGAAGCTGGCCGTGCTGCATACTCCGGGGCATACGCCGGGCAGCATCATGCTGCTGGAGCAGGAAACGGGCGTACTGTTTTCGGGGGACAGCGTGCAGGAGGGGCCAATTTATATGTTTGGCTCGGGGCGCAACCTGGAGGCCCTTTGCGCCAGCATGGAGCGATTGGAGAAAAGGAAGGAGGCATTTCAAACCGTGCTGCCCTGCCATGGCAAAATGCCCCTGGACGCTTCGTATCTTGGAGAAATCCAAAGAGGAGCGCAGGCGATTTTGAAAGGGGAAATAGAAGGGCAGGAGCCCCAGGACAGCGGGATGCCATGCAGGGAATATGCCTATGGCAGAGTGAAATTCTACGCGCCTTAA
- a CDS encoding SIS domain-containing protein has product MDKLKRRQEMGKINAEILAAVDQKQIDELVDAIIDARRIFVSGWGRAGNIVRILGMDMSQLGMNVFCVGDNNTPSIHERDLLIIFSGSGNTKTISLICQQGKDHGAKVCLISGNADSTMGKIADINVVIPASQWKEEKEGEEHSEIRGLNIYQVAFMLNDFIEECVMERLGKTFEDVRANHNNLE; this is encoded by the coding sequence ATGGATAAGTTGAAGAGAAGACAGGAAATGGGCAAAATTAACGCGGAGATTCTGGCCGCTGTCGATCAGAAGCAGATCGACGAGCTGGTAGACGCGATTATCGACGCCAGAAGAATTTTTGTTTCCGGCTGGGGCAGAGCGGGGAACATCGTCAGAATCCTGGGCATGGATATGTCGCAGCTGGGCATGAACGTGTTCTGCGTCGGCGACAATAACACCCCTTCCATCCATGAGCGGGATCTGCTGATCATCTTCTCCGGCTCGGGCAACACAAAAACCATCTCCCTCATCTGCCAGCAGGGCAAGGATCACGGCGCGAAAGTCTGCCTGATCTCGGGCAACGCGGATTCCACCATGGGCAAGATCGCGGATATCAACGTCGTCATCCCGGCATCGCAGTGGAAAGAGGAAAAAGAAGGCGAAGAGCATTCCGAGATTCGCGGGCTGAATATCTATCAGGTTGCCTTCATGCTCAACGATTTCATCGAAGAGTGCGTGATGGAGCGCCTTGGCAAGACGTTTGAAGACGTCCGCGCAAACCACAACAACCTGGAATAA
- a CDS encoding SIS domain-containing protein has product MTKKMDRVAERARTGREDAEMLAGIDQAQLDAMVDAILEAKRIFVAGWGRAGNVGRILSMDCSQIGLETYCVGDNGTPAIQPGDILVISSGSGETKTMCILAQQAKEHGAKLGLISGNADSTIGRLADVNVVIPQNRRKRGDGAPPAPTSSGGSMYHVIVMVCDLIRAYAMERLGVTWEDVGRNHNNLE; this is encoded by the coding sequence ATGACAAAGAAAATGGATAGAGTTGCAGAGCGAGCCAGAACAGGCAGAGAAGATGCCGAGATGCTGGCCGGCATCGACCAGGCGCAGCTGGATGCGATGGTAGATGCTATCCTGGAAGCAAAGCGGATTTTCGTCGCAGGCTGGGGCAGAGCGGGGAACGTCGGCAGAATCCTCTCGATGGACTGCTCGCAGATCGGCCTTGAGACTTACTGCGTCGGCGATAACGGAACGCCGGCCATTCAGCCGGGCGATATTCTGGTCATCAGCTCGGGCTCTGGAGAGACAAAGACCATGTGCATTCTTGCGCAGCAGGCAAAGGAACACGGCGCAAAGCTGGGCCTGATTTCCGGCAACGCAGATTCCACGATCGGAAGGCTTGCGGATGTGAACGTAGTCATCCCGCAGAACAGGCGCAAGCGCGGCGACGGCGCGCCTCCTGCTCCCACCAGCTCCGGCGGCTCTATGTATCATGTTATCGTCATGGTTTGTGATCTGATCCGCGCTTATGCGATGGAACGGCTCGGCGTAACCTGGGAAGACGTCGGCAGAAACCACAACAACCTGGAATAA
- a CDS encoding SIS domain-containing protein has product MMDRVKEKIRMGEECAQMLNGVCQQELDELAKAILHARRIFVAGWGRAGNMIKILSMNCSQAGLRTFVVGDNGTPAIGEEDLLVIGSGSGETKTMCIIAQQAKEHGAKLALVTGSQDSTIGRLADLKVVIPKPVRPEGEEVPDGCGGSIYPVFNMVADTVQSYLAEYMSLVPADIGFNHNNLE; this is encoded by the coding sequence ATGATGGATAGAGTAAAAGAGAAAATCAGAATGGGCGAAGAATGCGCCCAGATGCTAAACGGCGTTTGCCAGCAGGAGCTCGATGAGCTCGCAAAGGCGATTCTCCATGCCAGAAGAATTTTCGTCGCAGGCTGGGGCAGAGCGGGGAACATGATCAAGATCCTCTCCATGAACTGCTCGCAGGCTGGGCTGAGGACGTTTGTCGTCGGCGATAACGGGACGCCTGCCATCGGCGAAGAGGATTTGCTGGTGATTGGCTCGGGTTCCGGTGAGACCAAAACTATGTGCATCATCGCGCAGCAGGCAAAAGAACATGGTGCCAAGCTGGCGCTGGTTACGGGGAGCCAGGATTCCACCATCGGCAGACTGGCAGATTTGAAAGTCGTCATCCCCAAACCCGTTCGGCCGGAGGGAGAAGAGGTTCCGGATGGATGCGGCGGCTCGATTTATCCGGTGTTCAACATGGTGGCAGATACCGTCCAGTCCTATCTGGCGGAGTATATGAGCCTTGTCCCGGCGGATATTGGGTTTAACCACAACAATCTGGAGTAA
- a CDS encoding GNAT family N-acetyltransferase: MQYRIETQRLGLRELRQEDFSALCLFLQDIEVMYAWEYAFSDEQVRGFISNQQKRYQVDGFGYYAAVEKASGKVIGCMGPLMEQIGGEKFYGIGYILGKEAWGKGYATEAGEACIRYLFENYPAEKVIAEIRPENRASVRVAERLGMKKESQFIKVVNGKQMPHAIYARYAEQ, encoded by the coding sequence ATGCAATATCGGATTGAGACGCAGCGGCTGGGGCTGAGAGAGCTGCGGCAGGAAGATTTTAGCGCGCTGTGTTTGTTTTTGCAGGATATTGAGGTAATGTACGCCTGGGAATATGCCTTTAGCGACGAGCAGGTGCGCGGCTTTATTTCGAACCAACAAAAACGCTATCAGGTGGATGGCTTTGGATATTACGCGGCAGTGGAAAAGGCATCCGGCAAAGTAATAGGCTGCATGGGGCCGCTGATGGAGCAAATCGGCGGGGAAAAGTTTTATGGGATTGGATATATTTTGGGAAAAGAAGCCTGGGGCAAGGGCTATGCCACAGAGGCCGGAGAGGCCTGCATCCGGTATCTCTTTGAAAACTACCCGGCGGAGAAAGTGATTGCGGAGATCAGGCCGGAAAACCGGGCGTCTGTGCGGGTGGCGGAGCGGCTGGGCATGAAAAAAGAGAGCCAGTTCATCAAGGTAGTCAATGGGAAGCAGATGCCTCATGCAATTTACGCGCGGTATGCGGAGCAATAA
- a CDS encoding pentapeptide repeat-containing protein yields MLLELIQNAQSAETPIENQIFENESLLLSDFSRLDFNRVLFRKCRFLQCDFSKASLLHTRFEGCDLSGSDFSESFWKYGGMAESKFDGCNFSEARIRECKIAESLFYYANFPQIIWENCEVSESFFSGASFHAARFKDLQLQKVNFSDADFFGVSMKKLDLSDCDLTNISISDTFQELRGVKLNAIQAAAFMRFFGVEIV; encoded by the coding sequence ATGCTTCTGGAATTGATACAAAACGCTCAAAGCGCGGAAACGCCAATTGAAAACCAGATCTTTGAAAATGAATCGCTCCTGCTATCCGATTTCTCCCGGCTGGATTTTAACCGCGTTCTATTCCGAAAATGCAGATTCCTGCAATGCGATTTTTCCAAGGCCTCCCTTTTGCATACGCGGTTCGAAGGCTGCGATCTCTCGGGCAGCGATTTCTCCGAGAGTTTTTGGAAATATGGCGGCATGGCCGAGAGCAAGTTCGACGGCTGTAATTTTTCCGAGGCGCGCATCCGGGAATGCAAGATCGCTGAGAGCCTTTTCTATTATGCGAACTTTCCGCAGATCATCTGGGAAAACTGCGAGGTTTCTGAGAGTTTTTTCAGCGGCGCCTCGTTTCACGCCGCCCGCTTCAAAGATCTTCAGCTTCAAAAGGTCAATTTCTCGGATGCCGATTTTTTTGGCGTTTCCATGAAAAAGCTGGATCTTTCAGATTGCGATCTGACGAACATCTCTATCTCGGATACGTTTCAGGAGCTGCGCGGCGTCAAACTAAACGCCATCCAGGCCGCCGCCTTTATGCGGTTTTTCGGGGTCGAGATCGTATAG